A genome region from Elusimicrobiota bacterium includes the following:
- the dnaN gene encoding DNA polymerase III subunit beta, which translates to MKVVCMKDELLKGMGLVSGAVSQKSTLQLLSNLLFDAKDNSLTLAATDLEIAAKTVIKTQVLKEGGITLPSKLVAEIIRKMPQQEIEITADENEKVNIKSGKTKDSIVGISKTEFPVVVDFEGGKTFKIARNIIQDMIIKTKFAISTDETRYVLNGVCFIVEKGKAIMVATDGKRLAFISRDDIVDKKLSHTFILPSKAVEQLLNIISVISADEIEVGIFENQIGFRIDETILRSRLVDGHFPNYEQVIPKEKKGALKIKTKELLDATDRVLPFKPSSVKYSVSKGKIYIYAMEQGKGEGNDEIETNYKGEPFDVAYNPNYVIDMLKVVDSEEVIFEFTTPVSPGVFKPANDPNYLYIIMPMRLD; encoded by the coding sequence GATGAGTTGTTAAAAGGCATGGGACTTGTATCAGGCGCGGTATCGCAAAAAAGCACATTGCAGTTATTATCTAATCTACTGTTTGATGCAAAAGATAATAGCTTAACACTTGCGGCAACTGACCTGGAAATTGCTGCAAAAACAGTCATAAAAACACAGGTGTTAAAAGAAGGCGGGATTACACTGCCGAGTAAACTGGTTGCTGAGATTATCAGAAAAATGCCACAGCAGGAAATAGAAATTACTGCTGATGAAAATGAAAAAGTTAATATAAAATCAGGCAAGACGAAGGATTCTATTGTTGGAATCTCAAAAACGGAGTTTCCTGTTGTGGTTGACTTTGAAGGTGGAAAAACATTTAAAATCGCAAGGAATATAATACAGGATATGATAATAAAAACAAAATTTGCAATTTCAACTGATGAAACAAGATATGTCTTAAACGGCGTCTGCTTTATAGTTGAAAAAGGAAAGGCAATAATGGTCGCTACTGACGGGAAGCGGCTTGCGTTTATATCTCGTGATGATATCGTAGATAAGAAACTTTCGCATACATTTATACTTCCTTCAAAAGCAGTAGAACAACTCTTAAATATCATTTCGGTTATTTCTGCAGATGAGATTGAAGTCGGTATTTTTGAGAACCAAATCGGTTTCAGAATTGATGAAACGATATTAAGGTCTCGGCTTGTTGACGGTCATTTCCCGAATTATGAACAGGTTATACCAAAAGAAAAAAAAGGTGCGCTTAAAATAAAGACAAAAGAACTTCTGGATGCGACTGACAGAGTGTTACCATTCAAGCCGTCATCAGTGAAGTATTCAGTTAGCAAAGGAAAAATTTATATCTATGCGATGGAACAGGGAAAAGGCGAAGGAAACGACGAGATAGAAACCAATTATAAAGGCGAGCCATTTGATGTTGCCTACAATCCAAATTATGTTATTGATATGTTAAAAGTGGTTGACAGTGAGGAAGTCATTTTTGAGTTTACAACACCTGTCAGTCCCGGCGTAT